A genomic window from Vitis riparia cultivar Riparia Gloire de Montpellier isolate 1030 chromosome 16, EGFV_Vit.rip_1.0, whole genome shotgun sequence includes:
- the LOC117933082 gene encoding receptor-like protein EIX1 isoform X2: MGGRPFQRFLGFFLLLLCFKAGLGSSLMVGDAKVGCTERERQALLHFKQGLVHDYRVLSSWGNEEDKRDCCKWRGVECNNQTGHVISLDLHGTDFVRYLGGKIDPSLAELQHLKHLNLSFNRFEGVLPTQLGNLSNLQSLDLAYNLGMTCGNLDWLSRLPLLTHLDLSGVDLSKAIHWPQAINKMPSLTELYLSHTQLPWIIPTIFISHTNSSTSLAVLDLSRNGLTSSIYPWLFNFSSSLLHLDLSYNHLNGSFPDAFTNMVFLESFVLSRNELEGEIPKFFSVSFVHLDLSGNQLHGSIPDAFGNMTTLAYLDLSSNQLKGEIPKSLSTSVVHLDLSWNLLHGSIPDVFGNMTTLAYLDLSSNHLEGEIPKSLSTSFVHLDLSWNQLHGSILDAFGNMTTLAYLDLSSNQLEGEIPKSLSTSFVHLGLSYNHLQGSIPDAFGNMTALAYLHLSWNQLEGTQLQSFSASTYQGNPRLCGPPLLKKCLGDETGEASFIGPSNRDNIQDDTNKIWFSGSIVLGFIIGFWGVCGTLLLNSSWRYAYFQFLDKIKDRFYMTTT; the protein is encoded by the exons ATGGGTGGAAGGCCCTTTCAACGTTTTCTTGGCTTTTTCCTGCTTTTGCTGTGTTTCAAAGCTGGGTTGGGATCCAGTTTGATGGTGGGTGATGCTAAAGTTGGGTGCACAGAGAGGGAGAGACAGGCTCTCCTTCACTTCAAACAAGGCCTTGTCCATGACTATAGAGTTCTTTCTTCATGGGGGAATGAGGAAGACAAAAGAGATTGTTGCAAATGGAGAGGAGTGGAGTGTAACAACCAGACGGGTCATGTGATCAGCCTTGATCTTCATGGAACGGATTTTGTCCGATATTTGGGAGGTAAGATTGACCCTTCACTGGCAGAGTTGCAGCACTTGAAGCATTTGAACCTTAGCTTCAATCGGTTTGAAG GAGTTCTTCCCACTCAACTCGGAAATCTTTCCAACTTGCAATCCCTTGATCTCGCCTATAATTTGGGAATGACCTGTGGAAACCTTGACTGGCTTTCTCGTCTTCCTTTGTTAACACACCTTGACTTGAGTGGGGTTGATCTTAGTAAAGCAATCCATTGGCCACAAGCAATTAATAAAATGCCTTCCCTAACTGAGTTATACTTGAGCCATACTCAGCTTCCTTGGATTATTCCAACAATATTCATTTCCCATACTAATTCTTCTACTTCTCTTGCTGTGCTTGATCTCTCCAGGAATGGTCTCACTTCTTCAATATACCCATGGTTGTTCAACTTCAGTAGTAGCCTTCTTCATCTTGACCTCTCTTATAACCATCTAAATGGTTCATTTCCGGATGCATTTACGAACATGGTTTTTCTGGAATCTTTTGTTCTCTCTCGGAATGAACTTGAAGGTGAGATTCCGAAGTTCTTTAGTGTCAGTTTCGTTCATTTGGATCTTTCTGGGAACCAGCTACATGGTTCAATTCCAGATGCTTTTGGAAACATGACTACTCTGGCATATCTTGATCTCTCCTCCAATCAACTTAAAGGTGAGATTCCGAAATCCTTGAGTACCAGCGTTGTTCATTTGGACCTTTCTTGGAACTTGCTGCATGGTTCAATTCCAGATGTTTTTGGAAACATGACTACTCTGGCATATCTTGATCTCTCTTCCAATCACCTTGAAGGTGAGATTCCGAAATCCTTGAGTACCAGctttgttcatttggatctttcTTGGAACCAGCTGCATGGTTCAATTCTTGATGCTTTTGGAAACATGACTACTCTGGCATATCTAGATCTCTCTTCGAATCAACTCGAAGGTGAGATTCCGAAATCCTTGAGTACCAGCTTTGTTCATCTTGGCCTCTCTTATAATCATCTCCAGGGTTCAATTCCGGATGCTTTTGGAAACATGACTGCTCTGGCATATCTTCATCTCTCTTGGAATCAACTTGAAG GCACTCAATTACAAAGCTTCAGTGCCTCCACATACCAAGGAAATCCTAGACTTTGTGGGCCTCCACTTTTGAAAAAGTGTCTAGGAGATGAAACTGGGGAAGCCTCCTTCATTGGTCCAAGTAACAGAGACAACATTCAAGATGACACAAATAAGATATGGTTTTCTGGAAGTATTGTTCTTGGATTCATCATCGGATTTTGGGGAGTTTGTGGCACTTTACTACTCAATAGTTCATGGAGATATGCCTATTTCCAGTTCTTGGATAAGATAAAAGATCGGTTCTACATGACAACAACATAA
- the LOC117933082 gene encoding receptor-like protein EIX1 isoform X1, which produces MGGRPFQRFLGFFLLLLCFKAGLGSSLMVGDAKVGCTERERQALLHFKQGLVHDYRVLSSWGNEEDKRDCCKWRGVECNNQTGHVISLDLHGTDFVRYLGGKIDPSLAELQHLKHLNLSFNRFEGVLPTQLGNLSNLQSLDLAYNLGMTCGNLDWLSRLPLLTHLDLSGVDLSKAIHWPQAINKMPSLTELYLSHTQLPWIIPTIFISHTNSSTSLAVLDLSRNGLTSSIYPWLFNFSSSLLHLDLSYNHLNGSFPDAFTNMVFLESFVLSRNELEGEIPKFFSVSFVHLDLSGNQLHGSIPDAFGNMTTLAYLDLSSNQLKGEIPKSLSTSVVHLDLSWNLLHGSIPDVFGNMTTLAYLDLSSNHLEGEIPKSLSTSFVHLDLSWNQLHGSILDAFGNMTTLAYLDLSSNQLEGEIPKSLSTSFVHLGLSYNHLQGSIPDAFGNMTALAYLHLSWNQLEGEIPKSLRDLCNLQTLFLTSNNLTGLLEKDFLACSNNTLEGLDLSHNQLRGSCPHLFGFSQLRELSLGFNQLNGTLPESIGQLAQLEVLSIPSNSLQGTVSANHLFGLSKLFYLDLSFNSLTFNISLEQVPQFQALYIMLPSCKLGPRFPNWLHSQKGLLDLDISASGISDVVPNWFWNFTSHLAWLNISNNHISGTLPNLQATSYLRMDMSSNCLEGSIPQSVFNAGWLVLSKNLFSGSISLSCRTNNQSGWGLSHLDLSNNRLSGELPNCWGQWKDLIVLNLANNNFSGKIKNSIGLLHQIQTLHLRNNSLAGALPLSLKNCKDLHLVDFGRNKLSGNVPAWMGSLSSLIVLNLRSNEFNGNIPLNLCQLKKIQMLDLSSNNLFGTIPKCLNDLIALTQKGSLVIAYNERQFHSGWDFSYIDDTLIQWKGKELEYKKTLGLIRSIDFSNNKLIGKIPVEVTDLVELVSLNLSRNNLTGSIPSMIGQLKSLDFLDLSQNQLHGRIPSSLSQIADLSVLDLSNNNLSGKIPSGTQLQSFSASTYQGNPRLCGPPLLKKCLGDETGEASFIGPSNRDNIQDDTNKIWFSGSIVLGFIIGFWGVCGTLLLNSSWRYAYFQFLDKIKDRFYMTTT; this is translated from the exons ATGGGTGGAAGGCCCTTTCAACGTTTTCTTGGCTTTTTCCTGCTTTTGCTGTGTTTCAAAGCTGGGTTGGGATCCAGTTTGATGGTGGGTGATGCTAAAGTTGGGTGCACAGAGAGGGAGAGACAGGCTCTCCTTCACTTCAAACAAGGCCTTGTCCATGACTATAGAGTTCTTTCTTCATGGGGGAATGAGGAAGACAAAAGAGATTGTTGCAAATGGAGAGGAGTGGAGTGTAACAACCAGACGGGTCATGTGATCAGCCTTGATCTTCATGGAACGGATTTTGTCCGATATTTGGGAGGTAAGATTGACCCTTCACTGGCAGAGTTGCAGCACTTGAAGCATTTGAACCTTAGCTTCAATCGGTTTGAAG GAGTTCTTCCCACTCAACTCGGAAATCTTTCCAACTTGCAATCCCTTGATCTCGCCTATAATTTGGGAATGACCTGTGGAAACCTTGACTGGCTTTCTCGTCTTCCTTTGTTAACACACCTTGACTTGAGTGGGGTTGATCTTAGTAAAGCAATCCATTGGCCACAAGCAATTAATAAAATGCCTTCCCTAACTGAGTTATACTTGAGCCATACTCAGCTTCCTTGGATTATTCCAACAATATTCATTTCCCATACTAATTCTTCTACTTCTCTTGCTGTGCTTGATCTCTCCAGGAATGGTCTCACTTCTTCAATATACCCATGGTTGTTCAACTTCAGTAGTAGCCTTCTTCATCTTGACCTCTCTTATAACCATCTAAATGGTTCATTTCCGGATGCATTTACGAACATGGTTTTTCTGGAATCTTTTGTTCTCTCTCGGAATGAACTTGAAGGTGAGATTCCGAAGTTCTTTAGTGTCAGTTTCGTTCATTTGGATCTTTCTGGGAACCAGCTACATGGTTCAATTCCAGATGCTTTTGGAAACATGACTACTCTGGCATATCTTGATCTCTCCTCCAATCAACTTAAAGGTGAGATTCCGAAATCCTTGAGTACCAGCGTTGTTCATTTGGACCTTTCTTGGAACTTGCTGCATGGTTCAATTCCAGATGTTTTTGGAAACATGACTACTCTGGCATATCTTGATCTCTCTTCCAATCACCTTGAAGGTGAGATTCCGAAATCCTTGAGTACCAGctttgttcatttggatctttcTTGGAACCAGCTGCATGGTTCAATTCTTGATGCTTTTGGAAACATGACTACTCTGGCATATCTAGATCTCTCTTCGAATCAACTCGAAGGTGAGATTCCGAAATCCTTGAGTACCAGCTTTGTTCATCTTGGCCTCTCTTATAATCATCTCCAGGGTTCAATTCCGGATGCTTTTGGAAACATGACTGCTCTGGCATATCTTCATCTCTCTTGGAATCAACTTGAAGGTGAGATTCCAAAATCCTTGAGAGATTTATGTAATTTACAGACATTATTCTTGACTAGCAACAATCTCACTGGACTGCTGGAAAAAGATTTTCTGGCCTGCTCTAATAACACATTAGAGGGTTTAGATTTATCTCATAATCAACTCAGAGGGTCATGTCCTCATCTTTTTGGATTTTCACAGTTGAGAGAGTTAAGTCTTGGATTCAATCAACTAAATGGAACTTTACCTGAAAGTATTGGACAACTAGCTCAACTTGAAGTGTTGTCCATTCCTTCAAATTCATTGCAAGGTACCGTGTCGGCAAATCACCTTTTTGGTCTCTCCAAACTGTTTTACTTGGACTTATCTTTCAACTCCCTTACATTCAACATAAGCCTTGAGCAAGTTCCCCAGTTTCAAGCCCTATATATAATGTTGCCCTCTTGCAAATTAGGCCCACGTTTTCCCAATTGGCTACACTCTCAAAAAGGTCTGCTAGATCTTGATATCTCTGCTTCTGGAATTTCAGATGTCGTTCCCAATTGGTTTTGGAATTTTACTTCACATTTAGCATGGTTAAACATTTCCAACAATCACATCTCAGGCACTTTGCCCAATTTACAAGCAACATCTTATTTGAGAATGGATATGAGTTCAAATTGCTTAGAAGGCTCAATACCACAATCTGTTTTCAATGCTGGATGGTTGGTTCTCTCCAAGAACTTGTTTTCAGGGTCAATTTCTTTATCGTGCAGGACTAATAATCAGTCTGGTTGGGGTTTGTCTCATCTTGACCTCTCAAATAATCGATTGTCAGGAGAACTACCCAATTGTTGGGGCCAGTGGAAAGATTTAATTGTTCTTAATTTggcaaataataatttttctgggaaaattaaaaattcaatcgGCTTGTTACATCAGATTCAAACATTGCATTTACGCAACAATAGTTTGGCTGGAGCATTGCCTTTGTCCTTAAAGAACTGCAAAGATTTGCATCTTGTAGATTTTGGAAGAAATAAATTATCCGGAAACGTACCTGCATGGATGGGAAGCCTATCAAGTTTGATTGTTCTCAACCTAAGATCCAATGAATTTAATGGAAACATACCTTTAAATCTATGTCAACTAAAAAAGATTCAAATGTTGGACCTCTCAAGCAACAATCTATTTGGTACTATACCAAAATGTCTCAACGATTTAATTGCTTTAACTCAGAAAGGGAGTTTGGTCATTGCTTATAACGAAAGACAGTTTCATTCGGGTTGGGATTTCTCCTATATTGATGATACATTGATtcaatggaaaggaaaagagtTAGAGTACAAGAAAACTCTTGGGCTTATAAGGAGCATTGATTTTtcaaacaacaaattaattgGAAAAATTCCTGTAGAGGTAACTGATTTGGTAGAATTGGTGTCATTGAACTTATCAAGAAACAATTTGACTGGATCTATTCCTTCTATGATTGGTCAATTGAAATCTTTGGATTTTCTTGATCTATCTCAAAACCAGCTTCATGGAAGAATTCCTTCTAGTCTTTCTCAAATAGCTGATCTAAGTGTTTTAGACCTATCAAATAACAACTTATCAGGTAAAATTCCATCAGGCACTCAATTACAAAGCTTCAGTGCCTCCACATACCAAGGAAATCCTAGACTTTGTGGGCCTCCACTTTTGAAAAAGTGTCTAGGAGATGAAACTGGGGAAGCCTCCTTCATTGGTCCAAGTAACAGAGACAACATTCAAGATGACACAAATAAGATATGGTTTTCTGGAAGTATTGTTCTTGGATTCATCATCGGATTTTGGGGAGTTTGTGGCACTTTACTACTCAATAGTTCATGGAGATATGCCTATTTCCAGTTCTTGGATAAGATAAAAGATCGGTTCTACATGACAACAACATAA
- the LOC117933082 gene encoding receptor-like protein EIX1 isoform X3 has protein sequence MGGRPFQRFLGFFLLLLCFKAGLGSSLMVGDAKVGCTERERQALLHFKQGLVHDYRVLSSWGNEEDKRDCCKWRGVECNNQTGHVISLDLHGTDFVRYLGGKIDPSLAELQHLKHLNLSFNRFEGVLPTQLGNLSNLQSLDLAYNLGMTCGNLDWLSRLPLLTHLDLSGVDLSKAIHWPQAINKMPSLTELYLSHTQLPWIIPTIFISHTNSSTSLAVLDLSRNGLTSSIYPWLFNFSSSLLHLDLSYNHLNGSFPDAFTNMVFLESFVLSRNELEGEIPKFFSVSFVHLDLSGNQLHGSIPDAFGNMTTLAYLDLSSNQLKGEIPKSLSTSVVHLDLSWNLLHGSIPDVFGNMTTLAYLDLSSNHLEGEIPKSLSTSFVHLDLSWNQLHGSILDAFGNMTTLAYLDLSSNQLEGEIPKSLSTSFVHLGLSYNHLQGSIPDAFGNMTALAYLHLSWNQLEELQLGCISRISRQYMLVSNGFIQYGTT, from the exons ATGGGTGGAAGGCCCTTTCAACGTTTTCTTGGCTTTTTCCTGCTTTTGCTGTGTTTCAAAGCTGGGTTGGGATCCAGTTTGATGGTGGGTGATGCTAAAGTTGGGTGCACAGAGAGGGAGAGACAGGCTCTCCTTCACTTCAAACAAGGCCTTGTCCATGACTATAGAGTTCTTTCTTCATGGGGGAATGAGGAAGACAAAAGAGATTGTTGCAAATGGAGAGGAGTGGAGTGTAACAACCAGACGGGTCATGTGATCAGCCTTGATCTTCATGGAACGGATTTTGTCCGATATTTGGGAGGTAAGATTGACCCTTCACTGGCAGAGTTGCAGCACTTGAAGCATTTGAACCTTAGCTTCAATCGGTTTGAAG GAGTTCTTCCCACTCAACTCGGAAATCTTTCCAACTTGCAATCCCTTGATCTCGCCTATAATTTGGGAATGACCTGTGGAAACCTTGACTGGCTTTCTCGTCTTCCTTTGTTAACACACCTTGACTTGAGTGGGGTTGATCTTAGTAAAGCAATCCATTGGCCACAAGCAATTAATAAAATGCCTTCCCTAACTGAGTTATACTTGAGCCATACTCAGCTTCCTTGGATTATTCCAACAATATTCATTTCCCATACTAATTCTTCTACTTCTCTTGCTGTGCTTGATCTCTCCAGGAATGGTCTCACTTCTTCAATATACCCATGGTTGTTCAACTTCAGTAGTAGCCTTCTTCATCTTGACCTCTCTTATAACCATCTAAATGGTTCATTTCCGGATGCATTTACGAACATGGTTTTTCTGGAATCTTTTGTTCTCTCTCGGAATGAACTTGAAGGTGAGATTCCGAAGTTCTTTAGTGTCAGTTTCGTTCATTTGGATCTTTCTGGGAACCAGCTACATGGTTCAATTCCAGATGCTTTTGGAAACATGACTACTCTGGCATATCTTGATCTCTCCTCCAATCAACTTAAAGGTGAGATTCCGAAATCCTTGAGTACCAGCGTTGTTCATTTGGACCTTTCTTGGAACTTGCTGCATGGTTCAATTCCAGATGTTTTTGGAAACATGACTACTCTGGCATATCTTGATCTCTCTTCCAATCACCTTGAAGGTGAGATTCCGAAATCCTTGAGTACCAGctttgttcatttggatctttcTTGGAACCAGCTGCATGGTTCAATTCTTGATGCTTTTGGAAACATGACTACTCTGGCATATCTAGATCTCTCTTCGAATCAACTCGAAGGTGAGATTCCGAAATCCTTGAGTACCAGCTTTGTTCATCTTGGCCTCTCTTATAATCATCTCCAGGGTTCAATTCCGGATGCTTTTGGAAACATGACTGCTCTGGCATATCTTCATCTCTCTTGGAATCAACTTGAAG AACTTCAATTGGGTTGCATTTCAAGGATTAGTAGGCAATATATGCTTGTGAGTAATGGATTTATACAGTATGGGACAACCTGA